A section of the Flavobacterium ardleyense genome encodes:
- the sucD gene encoding succinate--CoA ligase subunit alpha, translating into MSVLVNKDSKIIVQGFTGSEGTFHAEQMIEYGTNVVGGVTPGKGGSTHLDRPVFNTVKDAVDQVQADTTIIFVPPAFAADAIMEAADAGIKVIITITEGIPVADMIKVAAYIENKPCTLVGPNCPGIITPGEAKVGIMPGFVFKKGTVGIVSKSGTLTYEAADQVVKQGLGITTAIGIGGDPIIGTTTKEAVMLLMNDPETNCIVMIGEIGGQLEADAAKWIKEDGNRKPVIGFIAGETAPKGRTMGHAGAIVGGEDDTAEAKKRIMRECGIHVVDSPAEIGKKVKEVLG; encoded by the coding sequence ATGAGTGTTTTAGTTAATAAAGATTCGAAAATAATAGTACAAGGATTTACAGGTAGCGAAGGAACTTTCCACGCTGAACAAATGATTGAGTACGGAACAAATGTAGTAGGTGGTGTAACTCCAGGAAAAGGTGGATCTACGCACTTAGACCGTCCAGTTTTTAATACTGTAAAAGATGCTGTAGACCAAGTTCAGGCTGACACTACAATCATTTTTGTACCGCCAGCTTTTGCTGCTGATGCTATTATGGAAGCTGCAGATGCAGGAATCAAAGTTATTATTACAATTACAGAAGGTATTCCAGTCGCAGATATGATCAAAGTAGCTGCATACATCGAGAACAAACCTTGTACACTTGTAGGACCAAACTGTCCAGGTATCATTACTCCAGGAGAAGCGAAAGTAGGTATTATGCCAGGTTTTGTTTTCAAAAAAGGAACTGTTGGAATCGTTTCTAAATCAGGAACATTAACATACGAAGCTGCTGATCAAGTTGTAAAACAAGGATTGGGAATCACTACTGCAATTGGTATTGGTGGAGATCCAATTATCGGAACAACTACAAAAGAAGCAGTGATGCTTTTGATGAATGATCCAGAAACCAACTGTATCGTAATGATTGGTGAAATTGGTGGTCAACTAGAAGCTGATGCTGCAAAATGGATCAAAGAAGATGGTAACCGCAAACCAGTAATTGGTTTTATCGCTGGTGAAACTGCACCAAAAGGTAGAACAATGGGTCACGCAGGTGCAATCGTTGGAGGTGAAGATGATACTGCCGAAGCTAAAAAACGCATTATGAGAGAATGTGGAATCCACGTTGTAGATTCTCCAGCAGAAATTGGAAAAAAAGTGAAAGAAGTTTTAGGATAG
- a CDS encoding nuclear transport factor 2 family protein codes for MSARKIVESLYKSDAIINSKALDTLLHADASLEWQSSKGLVMMNRMEMIALSDELSKAYPSSRIEIGHIVAENQKVAVRYSQYVSTIENPNEEMLLAHFMVVWELKDGKLFKCYQMSQLS; via the coding sequence ATGAGCGCTAGAAAAATTGTTGAAAGTTTATACAAATCAGATGCGATTATTAATAGTAAGGCACTAGACACTTTGCTTCATGCAGATGCAAGTCTCGAGTGGCAGAGCAGCAAGGGACTGGTTATGATGAATAGGATGGAGATGATTGCTCTGTCTGACGAGTTGTCTAAAGCTTATCCAAGTTCTCGTATTGAGATTGGTCATATTGTTGCCGAAAACCAAAAGGTTGCTGTCCGATATTCGCAATATGTTTCGACAATTGAGAATCCTAATGAGGAAATGTTGCTTGCACATTTTATGGTTGTCTGGGAGTTAAAAGACGGAAAGCTGTTTAAGTGCTATCAGATGAGTCAACTGTCGTAA
- a CDS encoding UDP-3-O-(3-hydroxymyristoyl)glucosamine N-acyltransferase encodes MKFTEKYPLAEIAALIDAKFVGDENFPVYGLNEIHVVTPGDIVFVDHPKYYDKALQSAATIVLINKEVECPEGKALLISDDPFRDFNKIIKHFSPFNPSHSSISPSATIGEGTILQPNVIVGNNVKIGDNCLIHSNVVLYDNTIIGNNVKIHAGSVLGADAFYYKKRESGFDQLISCGRVIIEDNVDIGALCTIDRGVTGDTTVGWGTKIDNQVHVGHDTIIGKKCLIASQTGIAGCVIIEDEVTLWGQVGTTSGITIGTKAVVMGQTGVTKSIAGGKSYFGTPIEESREKLKQLANIKKLPEIINKLKNYER; translated from the coding sequence ATGAAGTTTACAGAAAAATATCCACTAGCAGAAATTGCTGCTTTAATAGACGCCAAATTCGTAGGAGATGAAAATTTTCCAGTTTACGGTTTAAATGAAATTCACGTCGTTACTCCTGGGGATATTGTTTTTGTAGATCATCCAAAATATTACGATAAAGCCTTGCAATCTGCTGCAACGATTGTTTTAATCAATAAAGAAGTGGAATGTCCTGAAGGAAAAGCACTTTTAATTTCGGATGATCCTTTTAGAGATTTTAATAAAATTATAAAGCATTTTAGTCCTTTTAATCCTTCGCATTCGAGCATTTCGCCATCGGCAACGATTGGAGAAGGGACAATTTTGCAACCAAATGTAATTGTTGGAAATAATGTTAAAATTGGCGATAACTGTCTTATTCATAGCAATGTAGTGCTTTATGATAATACTATTATTGGTAATAATGTAAAAATACACGCCGGCTCTGTTTTGGGAGCGGATGCATTTTATTACAAAAAGAGAGAAAGTGGTTTTGATCAACTTATTTCCTGTGGTCGTGTAATTATAGAAGATAATGTCGATATTGGTGCACTTTGCACAATTGATAGAGGCGTTACTGGAGATACTACTGTTGGTTGGGGAACTAAAATTGACAATCAGGTGCACGTTGGTCATGACACTATTATCGGTAAAAAATGCCTTATCGCTTCTCAGACAGGTATTGCCGGCTGTGTTATTATAGAAGATGAGGTGACTCTGTGGGGACAAGTAGGTACTACGAGTGGCATTACTATCGGCACAAAAGCTGTGGTGATGGGACAAACAGGCGTAACCAAATCTATTGCAGGTGGCAAAAGTTATTTTGGAACTCCAATAGAAGAATCTAGGGAGAAACTAAAGCAATTGGCAAATATTAAAAAATTGCCGGAGATTATAAACAAATTAAAAAATTATGAGCGCTAG
- the efp gene encoding elongation factor P, translating into MASTSDIRNGLCIKFNNDIYKIIEFLHVKPGKGPAFVRTKMRSLTTGRVLENTFSAGHKIDEVRVETHKFQFLYAEGDDFNFMHVETYEQIILNKAILDAPDLLKEGENVMVQINAETELPLSVDMPASVVLEVTYTEPGMKGNTATNAMKPAKVETGASVNVPLFINEGDKIKIDTTSGSYMERVKS; encoded by the coding sequence ATGGCAAGTACTTCAGATATTCGCAACGGATTATGCATAAAATTTAATAACGATATTTATAAAATTATCGAATTCCTTCACGTAAAACCAGGAAAAGGACCAGCTTTCGTTCGTACAAAGATGCGTAGTCTTACCACGGGAAGAGTTTTAGAAAACACTTTCTCGGCAGGACATAAAATTGACGAAGTACGTGTAGAAACACATAAGTTCCAATTTTTATATGCAGAGGGCGATGATTTCAACTTTATGCACGTAGAAACATATGAGCAAATCATTTTAAACAAAGCAATCCTTGACGCTCCAGATTTATTAAAAGAAGGAGAAAATGTAATGGTGCAGATTAATGCGGAAACTGAACTGCCTCTTTCTGTAGATATGCCAGCTTCGGTTGTTCTTGAAGTAACCTATACAGAGCCAGGAATGAAAGGAAACACGGCAACAAATGCTATGAAACCTGCAAAAGTTGAAACTGGAGCTTCAGTAAATGTACCTTTGTTTATTAATGAAGGAGACAAAATTAAAATCGATACAACATCAGGTTCTTATATGGAACGCGTTAAATCGTAA
- the lpxA gene encoding acyl-ACP--UDP-N-acetylglucosamine O-acyltransferase: protein MNQPLAYVHPGAKIAKNVVIEPFTTIHNNVIIGDGTWIGSNVTIMEGARIGKNCNIFPGAVISAVPQDLKFGGEDSLAIIGDNTTIRECVTINRGTIASGQTVIGNNCLVMATAHIAHDCQIGDNVIIVNGVLLGGHVSVGNYAIIGGLSAVHQFINIGAHAMISGGSLLRKDVPPFTKAAKEPLSYVGINSVGLRRRGFEAQKIREIQEIYRILYQKNYNTTQALGIIEAEMEATPERDEIILFIRNSSRGVMKGYTGSN from the coding sequence ATGAATCAACCACTCGCATATGTACATCCAGGCGCAAAGATTGCCAAAAATGTGGTCATCGAACCTTTTACAACAATACATAATAATGTTATAATTGGTGATGGAACGTGGATTGGATCAAATGTTACTATAATGGAAGGGGCTAGAATTGGTAAAAATTGCAACATCTTTCCAGGCGCTGTAATTTCTGCCGTTCCGCAAGATCTTAAATTTGGTGGAGAGGATTCACTTGCCATCATTGGAGACAATACAACTATAAGAGAATGTGTAACTATAAATAGAGGCACAATTGCTTCTGGCCAAACGGTGATAGGTAATAATTGTCTAGTGATGGCTACTGCACACATTGCACATGATTGTCAGATAGGTGACAATGTTATTATTGTAAATGGTGTTTTACTTGGTGGTCACGTCAGTGTAGGAAACTATGCTATTATCGGTGGATTATCTGCAGTACATCAATTTATAAATATTGGAGCACATGCAATGATTTCTGGTGGCTCGTTGCTTCGTAAAGATGTACCTCCATTTACCAAAGCTGCAAAAGAACCTTTATCTTACGTTGGAATAAATTCGGTAGGACTTAGAAGAAGAGGTTTTGAAGCCCAGAAAATTCGCGAAATACAAGAGATCTACCGAATCCTTTATCAGAAAAATTACAATACGACTCAAGCTTTAGGAATAATTGAAGCTGAAATGGAAGCGACTCCAGAACGTGACGAAATTATATTGTTTATTCGCAATTCATCCCGAGGCGTGATGAAAGGATATACCGGAAGCAACTAA
- a CDS encoding bifunctional UDP-3-O-[3-hydroxymyristoyl] N-acetylglucosamine deacetylase/3-hydroxyacyl-ACP dehydratase produces the protein MVKQKTIKQEVTLKGVGLHTGKEVTMTLKPAPVNNGYTFVRVDLEGSPVIEADVNYVVNTQRGTNLEKLGVKIQTSEHVLAACVGCDIDNIIIELNESEPPIMDGSSKYFVKALEQAGIEEQNAERKYYVVKEVINFTDETTGSEILIMPSDDYQVTAMVDFGTKVLGTQNATLKSIDDFKEEIANARTFSFLHELESLLDNGLIKGGDLNNAIVYVDKEISDSTMENLKKAFGKEHISVKPNGILDNLTLHYPNEAARHKLLDVIGDLALVGIRLKGKVIANKPGHNINTQFAKKLSKIIKLEQRNQVPAFDLNQEPLMDIHKIMSILPHRPPFLFIDRIIEMSATHVVGLKNVTMNESFFIGHFPGAPVMPGVIIVEAMAQTGGILILSSVPDPENYLTYFMKIDNVKFKQKVLPGDTLIFKCDLISPIRRGICHMQANAYANGKLVAEAELMAQIARVN, from the coding sequence ATGGTTAAACAAAAAACCATAAAGCAGGAAGTTACTCTCAAGGGAGTAGGTCTGCATACTGGAAAGGAAGTCACTATGACATTAAAACCGGCGCCTGTGAACAATGGCTACACCTTTGTAAGGGTTGATCTGGAAGGTTCGCCCGTAATTGAAGCCGATGTTAATTACGTAGTCAACACGCAGCGAGGGACAAATCTGGAAAAATTGGGGGTAAAAATCCAAACTTCAGAACATGTACTTGCAGCTTGTGTAGGTTGTGACATTGATAACATTATAATTGAATTAAATGAATCAGAGCCCCCAATTATGGATGGTTCTTCTAAGTATTTTGTCAAAGCACTTGAGCAAGCAGGAATTGAAGAGCAAAATGCCGAACGCAAATATTATGTTGTTAAGGAAGTAATCAATTTTACAGATGAAACGACAGGAAGCGAAATTCTAATTATGCCTTCTGATGACTATCAAGTAACGGCAATGGTCGATTTTGGAACTAAAGTATTAGGAACTCAAAATGCCACTCTTAAGAGTATTGACGACTTTAAGGAAGAAATTGCAAATGCAAGAACTTTTAGTTTTTTACACGAATTAGAATCTTTGTTGGATAATGGACTTATAAAAGGTGGCGATCTCAACAATGCAATTGTATATGTAGACAAAGAAATTTCAGATTCGACAATGGAGAATTTGAAAAAAGCCTTTGGTAAAGAACATATTTCGGTAAAGCCAAATGGTATTCTTGACAATCTTACTTTACATTATCCTAACGAAGCTGCAAGACACAAATTACTTGACGTGATTGGCGATTTGGCTTTGGTGGGAATTCGACTCAAAGGAAAAGTTATAGCAAATAAACCAGGTCATAATATTAATACGCAATTTGCAAAAAAACTTTCGAAGATAATTAAATTAGAGCAGCGCAATCAAGTGCCTGCCTTTGATTTGAATCAAGAGCCTTTAATGGATATTCATAAAATTATGAGTATTTTGCCGCACCGACCTCCATTTTTATTTATTGATAGAATAATTGAGATGTCGGCAACGCATGTGGTAGGGTTAAAAAATGTAACCATGAACGAGTCATTCTTCATTGGTCATTTTCCTGGAGCACCGGTGATGCCTGGAGTTATTATAGTTGAAGCGATGGCTCAAACAGGAGGAATTTTAATTTTAAGTTCTGTTCCTGACCCCGAAAATTACTTAACCTATTTTATGAAAATAGACAATGTTAAGTTCAAACAGAAAGTATTACCAGGAGATACATTAATATTTAAATGTGATCTTATTTCGCCGATTCGTCGCGGTATCTGTCATATGCAAGCGAACGCTTACGCGAATGGTAAATTAGTTGCGGAAGCAGAATTGATGGCTCAAATTGCCAGAGTAAATTAA
- the lpxD gene encoding UDP-3-O-(3-hydroxymyristoyl)glucosamine N-acyltransferase, translating to MKFTAHQIATVLEGTIEGNPEAEVFKLSKIEEGTEGALTFLSNPKYNHFIYNTLASVVIVNSNFSPDHPVSTTMIRVDDAYDAFSKILQHYNETKSNRNGIATPSYISNSAICGKDLYLGHFAVIEDNVEIGDNAQIHPHVHIAQNCKIGNNVRIFAGVRIYEDCIIGDNCVIHSGVIIGSDGFGFAPQKDGTFDKIPQIGNVIIEADVEIGAGTTIDRATMGSTIIRKGVKLDNQIQIAHNVEIGENTVIASQTGVAGSTKIGKNCMIGGQVGIVGHITIGNNVRIQAQAGVGKSLGDGEIVQGSPSFGYNDFSKSYVHFRNLPKIINDIDELKKQIIKKDDYNG from the coding sequence ATGAAATTTACTGCACACCAAATAGCAACTGTATTAGAGGGGACGATTGAAGGGAATCCTGAAGCCGAAGTTTTCAAGCTTTCCAAGATTGAGGAAGGTACGGAAGGAGCTTTAACTTTTTTATCTAATCCAAAATACAATCACTTTATATACAATACCTTGGCAAGTGTAGTTATTGTAAACTCCAATTTTTCGCCAGATCATCCTGTTTCTACTACGATGATCCGAGTGGACGATGCGTATGACGCATTCTCAAAAATATTACAACATTACAACGAAACTAAGAGCAACCGAAATGGTATTGCTACACCTTCTTATATCTCCAATTCTGCGATTTGCGGAAAGGATTTATACCTAGGTCACTTTGCCGTTATCGAAGATAATGTAGAAATTGGCGACAATGCGCAGATTCATCCACACGTACATATTGCACAAAACTGCAAAATTGGCAATAATGTTCGCATCTTTGCTGGCGTTCGTATTTATGAAGATTGTATTATTGGCGATAATTGCGTGATCCATTCAGGTGTTATTATAGGCTCAGACGGATTTGGTTTCGCACCTCAAAAAGACGGAACATTTGATAAGATTCCACAAATAGGAAATGTAATCATAGAGGCCGATGTAGAGATAGGAGCAGGGACAACAATTGATCGAGCAACGATGGGATCTACAATCATTAGAAAAGGAGTAAAACTGGACAATCAGATTCAGATTGCTCATAATGTCGAAATTGGAGAAAATACTGTAATTGCAAGTCAGACGGGAGTTGCTGGATCGACCAAAATCGGCAAAAATTGTATGATTGGAGGTCAAGTTGGGATCGTGGGTCATATTACAATTGGTAATAATGTACGCATTCAAGCACAAGCAGGTGTTGGAAAAAGCCTCGGAGATGGCGAGATTGTACAGGGGTCACCATCATTTGGATACAATGACTTTAGTAAATCGTATGTGCATTTCAGAAATTTACCAAAAATTATTAATGATATTGACGAATTAAAAAAACAAATAATTAAAAAAGACGATTATAATGGTTAA
- a CDS encoding HD domain-containing protein, translating into MEKINKLKIFSDPIYGFITLPNTLIYDIVQHPEFQRLRRISQMGMAYMVFPGAHHTRFHHALGCLHLMQQAVNTLRIKGVRISDDEENGLYLAILLHDIGHGPFSHALEHSIIEEVSHEDISLAFMEKFNIIFPGKLDLAIEIFKASYPRKFMIQLVSSQLDMDRMDYLKRDSFFTGVAEGNISSQRMIQMMNVKDDVLVIEEKGIYSVENFLTARRLMYWQVYLHKTSLVTELILIKVMKRARELIQNKIEVNCSAPLSFFLNHNVSKEELCGDALDTFALLDDYDIISAVKQWLTHDDFILRKLSNMIINRELPKIILSNDKFSSEETQKLVDRFLETNKLTATEAKYFIFKGKIKNQAYNKCLEPIRILKKDGSVEDVIDASDQLNLRALSKPVTKYYICFPKVLVEK; encoded by the coding sequence TTGGAGAAAATAAACAAATTAAAAATTTTTAGTGATCCTATTTATGGTTTTATAACCTTGCCAAATACGCTTATTTACGATATTGTACAGCACCCTGAATTTCAGCGATTGCGACGAATATCCCAAATGGGAATGGCATATATGGTTTTTCCAGGTGCGCATCACACGAGATTTCATCATGCCTTAGGTTGTTTACATTTAATGCAACAGGCTGTAAATACCTTAAGAATAAAAGGGGTACGTATTTCTGATGATGAAGAAAATGGACTTTACTTGGCTATTCTTTTGCACGACATCGGACACGGCCCATTTTCGCACGCTTTGGAACACAGTATTATCGAAGAAGTGTCACACGAAGATATTTCGTTGGCGTTTATGGAGAAATTTAATATTATTTTCCCAGGCAAATTAGATTTGGCAATCGAAATTTTTAAAGCTTCTTACCCTCGAAAATTCATGATTCAGTTGGTTTCAAGTCAACTCGATATGGACCGGATGGATTATCTAAAACGAGATAGCTTTTTTACTGGAGTTGCAGAAGGTAATATCAGTTCGCAGCGAATGATTCAGATGATGAATGTAAAGGATGATGTTTTGGTCATCGAAGAAAAAGGTATTTACTCCGTCGAAAACTTTCTAACGGCGAGAAGATTGATGTATTGGCAAGTTTATTTACATAAAACAAGTCTTGTCACCGAGTTGATTTTGATAAAAGTGATGAAAAGAGCAAGAGAATTAATTCAGAATAAGATTGAAGTTAATTGTTCAGCGCCATTGTCGTTTTTTCTTAATCACAACGTTAGCAAAGAAGAATTGTGTGGTGATGCTCTAGATACTTTTGCACTGCTTGACGATTACGATATTATTTCGGCTGTGAAACAGTGGCTAACTCATGATGATTTTATTTTGCGAAAGCTAAGTAATATGATCATTAACCGAGAGTTGCCTAAAATTATTTTGAGTAATGATAAATTTTCATCAGAGGAAACTCAAAAATTAGTGGACCGATTTTTAGAAACAAATAAATTGACTGCCACAGAAGCGAAGTACTTTATATTTAAAGGTAAAATCAAGAATCAAGCTTATAATAAATGTTTGGAACCTATCCGAATCTTGAAGAAGGATGGTTCTGTTGAAGATGTTATTGATGCATCAGATCAATTAAATCTCAGAGCGTTGTCCAAACCAGTAACTAAGTATTATATTTGTTTTCCAAAAGTACTTGTTGAAAAATAA